One genomic segment of Mycolicibacterium psychrotolerans includes these proteins:
- a CDS encoding multidrug effflux MFS transporter: MAVSPDVDVTPLETAPAAQPGRIRMIVVLGLLVALGPLTIDMYLPALPKIADDLSVSSSVAQLTLTGTLAGLALGQLIIGPLSDSLGRRKPLIGGIVLHMLASLLCLFAPNIAVLGIARGLQGVGAAAGMVVAIAVVGDLYKDNVAATVMSRLMLVLGVAPVLAPSLGAAVLLHASWHWVFAALVVAAGALLVMAVLALPETLPVRHRRPLKVTGIARTYAELLRDTRFVMLVLVAALGMSGLFAYIAGASFVLQGRYGLGQTAFALVFGAGAIALIGSTQCNVVLLRRFSPQQIMVWALAAAALAGVVFVAVSAAHVGGLFGFVLPVWAILAAMGLVIPNAPAVALTRHPDAAGTAAALLGAFQFGMGAAVAPVVGVLGNDELAMAAVMATGVIVALAALLLTGEHRASAADADAVAAGADLS, encoded by the coding sequence ATGGCAGTATCCCCAGACGTGGACGTGACGCCGCTGGAGACCGCACCGGCGGCCCAGCCCGGCCGGATCCGGATGATCGTGGTGCTGGGCCTGCTGGTGGCGCTGGGCCCGCTGACCATCGACATGTACCTGCCGGCGTTGCCGAAGATCGCCGACGACCTGTCGGTGTCCTCGTCGGTGGCGCAGTTGACGTTGACCGGCACGCTGGCCGGCCTGGCGCTGGGCCAGCTGATCATCGGTCCGCTGTCGGACTCGCTGGGCCGCCGCAAACCGCTGATCGGTGGCATCGTGCTGCACATGCTGGCGTCGCTGCTGTGCCTGTTCGCCCCCAACATCGCGGTACTGGGCATCGCTCGCGGGCTGCAGGGCGTCGGCGCCGCGGCGGGCATGGTGGTGGCGATCGCGGTGGTCGGCGATCTCTACAAGGACAACGTCGCGGCGACGGTGATGTCGCGGCTGATGCTGGTGCTCGGCGTCGCGCCGGTGCTGGCCCCGTCGCTGGGGGCCGCGGTGCTGCTGCACGCCTCCTGGCACTGGGTGTTCGCCGCCCTGGTCGTCGCCGCGGGCGCGTTGCTGGTGATGGCGGTGCTCGCGCTGCCGGAGACGCTCCCGGTCCGGCACCGGCGTCCGCTGAAGGTGACCGGCATCGCCCGGACCTACGCCGAGCTGCTGCGCGACACCCGGTTCGTGATGCTGGTGCTGGTCGCCGCGCTGGGCATGTCCGGGCTGTTCGCCTACATCGCGGGCGCCTCGTTCGTGCTGCAGGGCCGCTACGGCCTCGGGCAGACGGCGTTCGCGCTCGTGTTCGGTGCGGGCGCGATCGCGCTGATCGGGTCCACCCAGTGCAACGTCGTGCTGCTGCGGCGCTTCTCCCCGCAGCAGATCATGGTGTGGGCGCTGGCCGCGGCTGCCCTGGCCGGTGTGGTCTTCGTCGCGGTGTCCGCGGCACACGTCGGCGGCCTGTTCGGGTTCGTCCTGCCGGTGTGGGCGATCCTGGCCGCGATGGGGCTGGTGATCCCGAATGCCCCCGCCGTTGCGCTGACACGCCACCCCGACGCGGCCGGTACCGCTGCGGCGCTGCTGGGCGCCTTCCAGTTCGGCATGGGCGCCGCCGTCGCGCCGGTCGTGGGCGTGCTGGGCAACGACGAACTGGCGATGGCGGCCGTGATGGCCACCGGCGTGATCGTCGCGCTGGCCGCACTGCTGCTGACCGGCGAGCACCGTGCTTCGGCCGCCGACGCGGACGCCGTCGCGGCGGGTGCCGACTTGTCGTGA
- a CDS encoding LppP/LprE family lipoprotein — translation MKWAAVVGAAALVLAGCGSGDSTVSKTPGPTAAPPPAAPAPAAPPPLGPPPGPTAGEDPCATDLAAPEIARAVSELPRDPRSNQPWSPAPVAGNYNECAQLSAVIVKANTNSENPNTRALMFHRGKFIPTGVPDTYGFNGLDSVGTTGDTVALKYSNGVPGLDSIVKFRWNGSGVELIGNTPR, via the coding sequence GTGAAATGGGCAGCGGTCGTCGGCGCCGCCGCGCTCGTTCTCGCGGGCTGCGGCTCCGGAGACTCGACGGTGTCGAAGACCCCCGGACCGACGGCGGCGCCACCGCCCGCGGCTCCCGCTCCCGCAGCGCCACCGCCTCTCGGGCCGCCCCCGGGCCCCACGGCCGGCGAGGACCCGTGCGCCACGGACCTGGCCGCACCCGAGATCGCCAGAGCGGTCTCCGAACTGCCCCGCGACCCGCGCAGCAACCAGCCGTGGAGCCCCGCGCCGGTAGCGGGCAACTACAACGAGTGCGCCCAGTTGTCGGCGGTGATCGTCAAGGCGAACACGAACTCGGAGAACCCGAACACCCGCGCGCTGATGTTCCACCGCGGCAAGTTCATCCCCACCGGCGTGCCCGACACCTACGGCTTCAACGGACTCGACAGCGTGGGCACCACCGGTGACACCGTGGCGCTGAAGTACTCCAACGGCGTGCCCGGCCTCGACAGCATCGTGAAGTTCCGCTGGAACGGCAGCGGGGTCGAGCTGATCGGCAACACTCCGCGCTGA
- a CDS encoding FAD-binding oxidoreductase, which yields MTEALTERLAAIVGASQVSTDPDVLGGRSVDYTGRYRGRAAVLVRPGSAEEVAAVLTACRDAGVSVTVQGGRTSLVAGTVPEHDDVLLSTERLREIGEVDTVERRVQVGAGVTLAEVQRAATAAGLVFGVDLAARDSATVGGMASTNAGGLRTVCYGNMGEQVLGLDVVLPDGSVVHRHSQVRSDNTGYDLASLFVGAEGTLGVITGLDLRLHPSPRQRVTAICGYADLDALIATARLFRDMEGIAALELIDARASALTAEHAGVAAPVEGAWQLLIELAGETDLTDRLAEALSEAELCGEPAVGVDGGAQQRLWQVREAVADVLGVYGPPLKFDVSLPLSSISAFAAESAELIAEHAPDAIPVLFGHVGEGNLHLNIVRCTLTGDREHALYTAMMALIARHDGNVSSEHGVGTRKRDYVSMSRTDADIAAMRAVKAAFDPTGYLNPAVLFG from the coding sequence ATGACCGAAGCGCTGACCGAACGGCTCGCCGCGATCGTGGGTGCCTCGCAGGTGAGCACCGACCCCGACGTGCTCGGCGGCCGCAGCGTGGACTACACGGGCCGGTACCGGGGCCGCGCCGCGGTGCTGGTGCGGCCCGGATCCGCCGAGGAGGTCGCGGCGGTGCTGACGGCGTGCCGCGACGCCGGGGTCAGCGTGACCGTGCAGGGCGGCCGGACGTCGCTGGTGGCGGGAACGGTGCCCGAGCACGATGACGTGCTGCTGTCCACCGAGCGGCTGCGTGAGATCGGTGAGGTCGACACGGTGGAGCGGCGGGTCCAGGTCGGTGCCGGGGTGACGCTGGCCGAGGTGCAGCGCGCCGCGACGGCGGCGGGACTGGTGTTCGGGGTGGACCTGGCCGCCCGCGACTCGGCGACGGTCGGCGGTATGGCGTCGACGAATGCCGGCGGGTTGCGCACGGTCTGCTACGGCAACATGGGCGAGCAGGTGCTCGGCCTCGACGTGGTGCTGCCCGACGGGTCGGTGGTGCACCGGCACAGCCAGGTACGCAGCGACAACACCGGCTACGACCTGGCGTCGCTGTTCGTCGGCGCCGAGGGCACACTCGGGGTGATCACCGGGCTGGACCTGCGTCTGCATCCGTCGCCACGGCAGCGCGTCACCGCCATCTGCGGCTACGCCGACCTCGACGCGCTGATCGCGACCGCCCGCCTGTTCCGCGACATGGAGGGGATCGCGGCGCTGGAGCTCATCGACGCTCGGGCCAGCGCCCTGACCGCCGAGCACGCCGGGGTGGCCGCACCCGTGGAGGGCGCCTGGCAACTGCTGATCGAGCTGGCCGGGGAGACCGACCTGACCGACCGGCTCGCCGAGGCGCTGTCGGAGGCCGAGCTGTGCGGCGAGCCCGCCGTCGGGGTCGACGGCGGCGCCCAGCAGCGGCTGTGGCAGGTGCGCGAGGCCGTCGCCGATGTGCTCGGCGTTTATGGTCCGCCATTGAAATTCGATGTCTCGCTGCCCCTTTCGTCGATCAGCGCGTTCGCGGCCGAGTCCGCCGAGCTGATCGCCGAGCACGCCCCGGATGCCATCCCGGTGCTGTTCGGGCACGTGGGCGAGGGCAATCTGCACCTCAACATCGTGCGGTGCACGCTGACCGGCGACCGCGAGCACGCGCTCTACACCGCGATGATGGCTCTGATCGCCCGCCACGACGGCAACGTCAGCTCCGAACACGGGGTGGGCACCCGCAAGCGGGACTACGTGTCGATGTCGCGCACCGACGCCGACATCGCGGCGATGCGGGCGGTCAAGGCGGCCTTCGACCCCACCGGCTACCTGAACCCCGCGGTGCTGTTCGGCTGA
- a CDS encoding NAD(P)/FAD-dependent oxidoreductase has product MSSIEADYLVIGAGAMGMAFVDTMLSETDATIVLVDDNHQPGGHWNWVYPFVRLHQPSAYYGVNSRALGNEDWIDETGPNAGFFELASGHEVCAYYDQVMRHQLLPTGRLSYFPSSHHLGDNRFRTLDGVEHTVTVRRRVVDATYLLTVVQSMRSAPFSVDDGVDAVTPNDLPRRAAGRDHFTIVGGGKTGMDCCLWLMRSGVGPERLRWIMPRDSWLLNRADIQPGERFVKTLRESIASRMAAIAEATSVDDLFLRLEADGTVFRLDPGRTPTMYHCAIVSAGELEQLRLIEDVVRLGHLERAEHDRIVLRDGQVEVPTPSLYVDCTTQGLPRPPSVPVFDGGRITLQSVRGCQQVFSSAFIAHVEAGYDDDAIRNDLCAPIPHPDAPVDWLRILLSDNEAQVRWLKDPELMDWLKACRLNVLRDLFPDFADKPRVRDRAFGALTSALTKTNAQLEALMERG; this is encoded by the coding sequence ATGAGCAGCATCGAGGCTGACTATCTCGTCATCGGCGCGGGCGCGATGGGTATGGCGTTCGTCGACACGATGCTCAGCGAGACCGATGCGACGATCGTGCTCGTCGACGACAACCACCAGCCCGGCGGCCACTGGAACTGGGTGTATCCGTTCGTGCGGCTGCACCAGCCCTCGGCGTATTACGGCGTGAACTCGCGTGCGCTGGGCAACGAGGACTGGATCGACGAGACCGGGCCGAACGCGGGTTTCTTCGAGCTGGCCAGCGGCCACGAGGTGTGCGCCTACTACGACCAGGTGATGCGCCACCAGCTGCTGCCGACCGGCCGGCTGTCGTATTTTCCGTCGTCACATCATCTGGGCGACAACAGGTTTCGCACCCTCGACGGGGTGGAGCACACGGTGACGGTGCGGCGCCGGGTGGTGGACGCGACGTATCTGCTGACCGTCGTGCAGTCGATGCGTTCGGCGCCGTTCTCGGTCGACGACGGCGTGGACGCCGTCACCCCCAACGACCTGCCGCGCCGTGCGGCCGGCCGGGACCACTTCACGATCGTCGGCGGCGGCAAGACCGGCATGGACTGCTGTCTCTGGCTGATGCGCTCCGGCGTCGGGCCCGAGCGACTGCGGTGGATCATGCCGCGCGACTCGTGGCTGCTCAACCGCGCCGACATCCAGCCTGGCGAGCGGTTCGTCAAGACGCTGCGGGAGTCGATCGCTTCCCGGATGGCGGCCATCGCTGAGGCCACGTCGGTCGACGATCTGTTCCTGCGACTCGAGGCCGACGGCACCGTCTTTCGTCTGGATCCGGGCAGGACGCCGACGATGTACCACTGCGCCATCGTGTCCGCCGGTGAGCTCGAGCAGCTGCGCCTGATCGAGGACGTGGTGCGGCTGGGCCACCTGGAACGCGCCGAGCACGACCGCATCGTGCTGCGCGACGGACAGGTCGAGGTACCCACGCCGTCGCTGTACGTCGACTGCACCACCCAGGGGTTGCCACGGCCGCCGTCGGTGCCGGTGTTCGACGGCGGCCGGATCACGCTGCAGAGCGTGCGCGGATGCCAGCAGGTGTTCAGCTCGGCGTTCATCGCCCATGTCGAAGCCGGCTACGACGACGACGCCATCCGCAACGACCTGTGCGCGCCGATCCCCCACCCCGACGCGCCGGTGGACTGGCTGCGAATCCTGCTGTCGGACAACGAAGCTCAGGTGCGTTGGCTCAAGGATCCCGAGCTGATGGACTGGCTGAAGGCGTGCAGGCTCAACGTGCTGCGCGACCTGTTCCCGGATTTCGCGGACAAGCCGCGCGTGCGGGACCGGGCGTTCGGTGCGCTGACGTCGGCGCTGACGAAGACCAACGCGCAGCTCGAGGCCCTGATGGAGCGCGGCTAG
- a CDS encoding MFS transporter produces the protein MLESVTPRAPGVNPWHALWALLVGFFMILVDATIVAVANPAIMANLGVGYDAVIWVTSAYLLAYAVPLLVAGRLGDRYGPKNVYLLGLTVFTLASLWCGLADTIGVLVAARVLQGVGAALLTPQTLSVITRTFPAQRRGVAMSVWGATAGVATLVGPLAGGVLVDHLGWQWIFFVNVPVGLVGLALAVRLVPTLPTQGHHFDLPGVVLSGVGMFLIVFALQEGQSHDWAPWIWATMAIGVAVMAAFVVWQSVNRGEPLIPLAIFTDRDFSMSNLGVATIGFVATSMILPLMFYAQAVCGLTPTRAALLTAPMAVATGVLAPAVGKIVDRAHPRPVIGFGFSVMAIGLTWLSVEMTPTTPIWRLVLPLTAMGVGMAFIWSPLAATATRNLPTQLAGAGSGVYNTTRQVGSVLGSAGMAAFMASRLSAEMPGAADAAPQSEGSVAQLPGFLHAPFAAAMSQAMLLPAFVALFGVVAALFLIGMVGSRFAPAPATPQPAEAGVDDDFNDDDFNDDDFNDDEYVDDDEYVEYVVDWGGADTDADADTDVLDRAAPEPPAEPIDRGADAETTTHEWRAILDQLLSESAPRNGHNGSPADGDANSYGRHSRGPDTA, from the coding sequence ATGCTCGAATCCGTGACGCCGCGCGCCCCGGGGGTCAACCCCTGGCACGCGCTGTGGGCGCTTCTGGTCGGCTTCTTCATGATCCTGGTCGACGCGACCATCGTGGCGGTCGCGAACCCGGCGATCATGGCGAACCTGGGGGTCGGCTACGACGCCGTGATCTGGGTGACCAGCGCCTACCTGCTGGCCTACGCGGTGCCGCTGCTGGTGGCCGGACGCCTCGGCGACCGGTACGGACCCAAGAACGTCTACCTGCTCGGGCTGACGGTGTTCACGCTGGCCTCGCTGTGGTGCGGGCTGGCCGACACGATCGGTGTGCTGGTCGCAGCGCGGGTGCTGCAAGGGGTGGGTGCGGCGTTGCTCACCCCGCAGACCCTCTCCGTCATCACCAGGACGTTCCCGGCGCAGCGGCGCGGCGTCGCGATGAGCGTGTGGGGAGCGACGGCCGGGGTGGCCACGCTGGTGGGCCCGCTGGCCGGCGGTGTGCTGGTCGACCACCTGGGCTGGCAGTGGATCTTCTTCGTCAACGTGCCTGTCGGCCTGGTCGGTCTGGCGCTGGCCGTGCGGTTGGTGCCGACGCTGCCGACCCAGGGCCATCACTTCGACCTGCCGGGTGTCGTGCTCTCCGGTGTCGGCATGTTCCTGATCGTTTTCGCGCTGCAGGAGGGGCAGTCCCACGACTGGGCGCCGTGGATCTGGGCCACGATGGCGATCGGTGTCGCGGTGATGGCGGCGTTCGTGGTGTGGCAGTCGGTCAACCGCGGGGAGCCGCTGATCCCGCTGGCGATCTTCACCGACCGCGATTTCTCGATGTCCAATCTCGGTGTCGCCACGATCGGATTCGTCGCCACGTCGATGATCCTGCCGCTGATGTTCTACGCCCAGGCGGTGTGCGGGCTCACCCCGACGCGGGCGGCGTTGCTGACCGCCCCGATGGCGGTCGCGACCGGTGTGCTGGCCCCCGCGGTCGGCAAGATCGTCGACCGCGCGCACCCGCGGCCGGTGATCGGGTTCGGTTTCTCGGTGATGGCGATCGGGCTCACGTGGCTGTCGGTGGAGATGACGCCGACGACTCCGATCTGGCGGCTGGTGCTTCCGCTGACCGCCATGGGCGTGGGGATGGCGTTCATCTGGTCGCCGTTGGCCGCGACGGCCACCCGAAACCTGCCGACGCAGCTCGCCGGCGCGGGATCCGGGGTGTACAACACCACGCGACAGGTCGGGTCGGTGTTGGGCAGCGCGGGCATGGCCGCGTTCATGGCGTCCCGGCTCTCGGCGGAGATGCCCGGCGCGGCGGATGCGGCCCCGCAGTCCGAGGGCTCCGTCGCGCAGTTGCCCGGCTTCCTGCACGCCCCGTTCGCGGCCGCGATGTCGCAGGCGATGCTGCTGCCGGCCTTCGTCGCGCTGTTCGGTGTGGTGGCCGCGCTGTTCCTGATCGGCATGGTCGGCTCCCGGTTCGCCCCGGCTCCGGCCACCCCACAGCCCGCCGAGGCCGGCGTCGACGACGACTTCAACGACGACGACTTCAACGACGACGACTTCAACGACGACGAGTACGTCGACGACGACGAGTACGTCGAGTACGTCGTCGACTGGGGCGGTGCTGACACCGACGCCGACGCCGACACCGACGTGCTCGATCGGGCCGCCCCCGAGCCGCCGGCCGAGCCCATCGATCGCGGCGCGGACGCCGAGACCACGACCCACGAATGGCGCGCCATCCTCGACCAGCTCTTGTCCGAGTCGGCGCCGCGCAACGGACACAACGGGTCTCCCGCCGACGGCGACGCGAACTCCTACGGCAGGCACTCTCGCGGGCCGGATACCGCCTAG
- a CDS encoding TM0106 family RecB-like putative nuclease yields the protein MFVIEGRVVYSASDLAAAARCEYALLRSFDVKLGRGPAVSGDDELLARTSQLGDEHEQRHLDALRRDSEVTVIGRPDYTIAGLTAAADQTLRAIERRAPVIFQAAMFDGRFVGFADFLLLENGESPGQGPRYRLRDTKLARSVKVEALLQLAAYVDTLTAAGVPVAPEVDLVLGDGATVSYPVDELLPVYRPRRAALQRLLDEHLAGDAPVAWENESVRACFRCAECEQEVRARDDLLLVAGMRVSQRARLFDAGITTVHDLAAHEGPVAELSPRTVGALTAQARLQIADRVDGKPPYRLVDPQPLMVLPDADRGDLFFDFEGDPLWTADGYKWGLEYLWGVLTVADEFSPLWAHSRAEERAALVAFLDLVRKRRRRHPGMHIYHYAAYEKSTLLRLAGRYGVGEHDVDELLREGVLVDLYPLVRKSLRVGTENYSIKSLEPLYMGNELRDGEVTTATASITEYARYCELRDAGHADDAATVLKEIEEYNRYDCRSTRRLRDWLVARAIESGVPPRGPVPVDGAKPDAAEVDAVERRLLGFAGDGVEPRTPEQTAVTLIAAAKGFHKREDKPFWWGHFDRVNNPVEEWADSSGVFIVDGHEIAEDWHQPPRARKPQRRLILRGQIANGDLDREMYALYDPPAPAGLSDDPDRRGYAVVSVVGCDNVEAPTEVTVVERQPKDGDIFTQVPFALTPGPPISTKPLAESIAATAQDVADALPRLRPGAMTDLLLRRAPRTRSGAALPDTGAVAADITAALLDLDSSYLAVHGPPGTGKTFTAAQVIASLVVDHGWRIGVVAQAHAVVENLFAGILRAGVDGARVGKKKSADAPWRDIDEKDYPAFISDHEGCVIGGTAWDFANGRRVPAESLDLLVVEEAGQFSLANTIAVARAARNLLLLGDPQQLPQVSQGTHPEPVDGSALAWLVDGHHTLPPERGYFLDRSYRMHPEVCRGVSRLSYDNRLHSHVDVTAARRLDGVAPGVRTLAVEHQGNATDSPEEAAAIVAALRGLLGTPWTDEDGTRPLGQRDVLVVTPYNAQVVLVRGHLDAAGFTDVAVGTVDKFQGQQAPVVFLSMTASSIDDVPRGIAFLLNRNRLNVAVSRAKYLAVIVRSAQLTDYLPGTPDRLVELGAFLSLSSCDTPAP from the coding sequence GTGTTCGTCATCGAGGGCCGAGTGGTCTACAGCGCCTCCGACCTCGCCGCGGCCGCTCGCTGCGAGTACGCGCTGCTGCGGTCGTTCGATGTCAAGCTCGGCCGCGGCCCCGCAGTGTCCGGTGATGACGAATTGCTGGCTCGGACATCGCAACTCGGCGACGAGCACGAGCAGCGGCACCTCGACGCGCTGCGCCGCGACAGCGAGGTCACCGTCATCGGCCGGCCGGACTACACGATCGCGGGGCTGACCGCGGCGGCCGACCAGACGCTGCGCGCGATCGAGCGCAGGGCGCCGGTGATCTTCCAGGCCGCGATGTTCGACGGTCGGTTCGTCGGTTTCGCCGACTTCCTGCTGCTGGAGAACGGGGAAAGCCCAGGGCAGGGGCCGCGCTACCGGTTACGGGACACCAAGCTGGCCCGCTCCGTGAAGGTCGAGGCCCTGCTGCAGTTGGCGGCCTACGTCGACACCCTCACCGCGGCCGGGGTGCCGGTGGCGCCGGAGGTGGACCTCGTGCTCGGCGACGGCGCGACCGTCAGCTACCCCGTCGACGAACTGCTGCCGGTGTACCGCCCCCGCCGTGCCGCGTTGCAGCGCCTGCTCGACGAGCACCTGGCCGGCGACGCGCCGGTGGCGTGGGAGAACGAGTCCGTGCGCGCCTGTTTCCGCTGCGCCGAATGCGAGCAGGAGGTCCGCGCCCGCGACGATCTGCTGCTGGTCGCAGGGATGCGCGTCAGCCAGCGGGCGCGGCTGTTCGACGCGGGCATCACGACCGTGCACGACCTGGCCGCCCACGAGGGCCCGGTCGCCGAACTCTCCCCCCGCACCGTGGGCGCGCTCACCGCGCAGGCGAGGCTGCAGATCGCCGACCGGGTCGACGGCAAGCCGCCCTACCGGCTGGTCGACCCGCAACCGTTGATGGTGCTGCCCGACGCCGACAGGGGCGACCTCTTCTTCGACTTCGAGGGCGACCCGCTGTGGACCGCCGACGGATACAAGTGGGGACTCGAATACCTGTGGGGTGTACTGACCGTCGCCGATGAGTTCTCCCCGCTGTGGGCACACTCCCGCGCCGAGGAACGCGCGGCGCTGGTCGCATTCCTGGACCTGGTGCGCAAGCGGCGGCGGCGCCACCCCGGCATGCACATCTACCACTACGCGGCATACGAGAAGAGCACGCTGCTGCGGTTGGCCGGCCGCTACGGCGTCGGCGAGCACGACGTCGACGAGCTGCTGCGCGAGGGCGTGCTGGTCGACCTGTATCCGTTGGTGCGCAAGAGCCTTCGCGTGGGCACCGAGAACTACAGCATCAAGTCGCTCGAGCCGCTCTACATGGGCAACGAGCTGCGCGACGGTGAGGTCACCACGGCCACCGCGTCGATCACCGAGTACGCGCGCTACTGCGAGCTGCGCGACGCCGGCCACGCCGACGACGCCGCGACCGTGCTCAAGGAGATCGAGGAGTACAACCGCTACGACTGCCGGTCGACCCGCCGGCTGCGGGACTGGCTGGTGGCGCGCGCCATCGAATCCGGGGTGCCGCCCCGCGGGCCGGTGCCGGTCGACGGCGCGAAACCCGACGCGGCGGAGGTCGACGCGGTCGAACGCCGGCTGCTGGGGTTCGCCGGTGACGGCGTGGAACCGCGCACACCCGAGCAGACGGCGGTCACACTGATCGCCGCCGCCAAGGGCTTTCACAAGCGCGAGGACAAACCGTTCTGGTGGGGTCACTTCGATCGCGTCAACAACCCGGTCGAGGAGTGGGCCGACAGCAGTGGCGTGTTCATCGTCGACGGCCACGAGATCGCCGAAGACTGGCACCAACCGCCACGGGCCCGGAAACCGCAGCGCCGCTTGATTCTTCGAGGCCAGATCGCCAACGGCGACCTGGACCGCGAGATGTACGCGCTCTACGACCCGCCCGCGCCCGCGGGCCTGTCCGACGACCCCGACCGGCGCGGCTACGCCGTGGTGTCGGTGGTGGGGTGCGACAACGTCGAGGCGCCCACCGAGGTGACCGTCGTCGAGCGGCAACCCAAGGACGGCGACATCTTCACCCAGGTGCCGTTCGCGCTGACGCCGGGACCGCCGATCAGCACCAAGCCGCTGGCCGAATCGATCGCCGCCACCGCACAGGACGTCGCCGACGCCCTGCCCCGGCTGCGCCCCGGTGCGATGACCGACCTGTTGCTGCGCCGAGCGCCGCGCACCCGCAGCGGCGCCGCGCTGCCCGACACCGGCGCCGTCGCCGCCGACATCACCGCCGCGCTACTCGACCTCGACTCGTCGTACCTCGCGGTGCACGGCCCGCCCGGCACCGGCAAGACGTTCACCGCCGCGCAGGTGATCGCCTCGCTGGTGGTCGACCACGGCTGGCGGATCGGCGTGGTCGCGCAGGCCCACGCCGTCGTGGAGAACCTGTTCGCCGGCATCCTGCGGGCCGGCGTCGACGGCGCGCGGGTGGGCAAGAAGAAGTCCGCGGACGCACCGTGGCGGGACATCGACGAGAAGGACTATCCGGCTTTCATCTCCGACCACGAGGGCTGCGTGATCGGCGGTACCGCATGGGACTTCGCCAATGGCCGTCGTGTTCCGGCCGAATCGCTGGACCTGCTGGTCGTCGAGGAGGCCGGCCAGTTCAGCCTCGCCAACACGATCGCGGTGGCGCGCGCGGCGCGCAACCTGCTGCTGCTCGGCGACCCGCAGCAGCTGCCGCAGGTGAGCCAGGGCACCCACCCCGAACCGGTCGACGGTTCGGCGTTGGCGTGGCTGGTCGACGGGCACCACACGCTGCCGCCCGAGCGGGGCTACTTCCTGGACCGCTCCTACCGGATGCATCCCGAGGTGTGCCGCGGGGTGTCCCGGCTGTCCTACGACAACCGGCTGCACTCCCATGTGGACGTGACCGCCGCGCGCCGGCTCGACGGCGTCGCGCCCGGGGTCCGCACGCTGGCCGTCGAGCACCAGGGCAACGCCACGGACAGCCCCGAGGAGGCCGCGGCGATCGTCGCCGCGCTGCGCGGCCTGCTCGGCACCCCGTGGACCGACGAGGACGGCACCCGCCCGCTCGGCCAGCGCGACGTGCTCGTCGTCACGCCCTACAACGCGCAGGTGGTGCTGGTGCGCGGCCATCTCGACGCGGCCGGTTTCACCGACGTGGCGGTCGGCACGGTCGACAAGTTCCAGGGCCAGCAGGCCCCGGTGGTGTTCCTGTCGATGACGGCGTCCTCGATCGACGATGTGCCCCGCGGAATCGCGTTCCTGCTCAACCGGAACCGGTTGAACGTCGCTGTGAGCCGGGCGAAGTACCTGGCGGTGATCGTGCGCTCGGCGCAGCTGACCGACTATCTGCCCGGCACGCCCGACCGCCTGGTGGAGCTGGGCGCGTTCCTGTCGTTGAGCTCATGTGATACACCGGCCCCATGA
- a CDS encoding mechanosensitive ion channel family protein, which translates to MEDALRDMWRSVATFAPKLVMFLVILIIGVIVAKLIGKAVDKILERVGFDRAVERGGIRRALQNSNYDASTIVSKLVYYALLLFVLQLAFGVFGPNPVSALLTGVIAFLPRLVVALIIVVVAAAIAAAVRDIVSNALGGLSYGRMLANIASVFILGLGIIAALNQVGIALTVTLPVLVAILGTIGGILVVGVGGGLIKPMQQRWEDYLSRAEDEGRNMREHLNRRKQSTSAPTQQIPAYSAAPTGSHAAPTPTMPGQPYPNPGTGSYPSPGYQQQPPPPGYGDYPQQGYGQR; encoded by the coding sequence ATGGAAGATGCACTACGGGACATGTGGCGCTCCGTCGCCACCTTCGCGCCGAAGCTCGTGATGTTCCTGGTCATCCTGATCATCGGGGTGATCGTGGCCAAGCTGATCGGCAAAGCCGTCGACAAGATCCTCGAGCGGGTCGGGTTCGACAGGGCGGTCGAGCGGGGCGGGATTCGCCGTGCGCTGCAGAACAGCAATTACGACGCCTCGACGATCGTCAGCAAGCTCGTCTACTACGCCCTGCTGTTGTTCGTGCTGCAGCTGGCGTTCGGTGTGTTCGGGCCGAATCCGGTGAGCGCGCTGCTGACGGGAGTCATCGCGTTCCTTCCGAGGCTCGTGGTGGCACTGATCATCGTCGTCGTCGCTGCGGCGATCGCCGCGGCCGTGCGCGACATCGTGTCCAATGCGCTCGGCGGCCTGTCCTACGGCCGCATGCTGGCCAACATCGCGAGCGTCTTCATCCTCGGATTGGGCATCATCGCAGCCCTCAACCAGGTCGGCATCGCGTTGACCGTCACGCTGCCGGTGCTCGTCGCCATCCTCGGCACGATCGGCGGCATCCTGGTGGTCGGCGTGGGCGGTGGCCTGATCAAGCCGATGCAGCAGCGCTGGGAGGACTACCTCAGCCGCGCCGAGGACGAGGGGCGCAACATGCGGGAGCATCTGAACCGGCGCAAGCAGTCCACATCGGCGCCGACGCAGCAGATCCCGGCCTACAGTGCAGCGCCCACGGGCTCGCACGCCGCACCAACGCCGACGATGCCCGGCCAGCCCTACCCGAACCCGGGGACCGGTTCCTACCCGTCTCCCGGCTATCAGCAGCAGCCCCCGCCTCCGGGGTACGGCGACTACCCGCAGCAGGGCTACGGACAGCGGTAG